One Bacteroidota bacterium genomic window carries:
- the dnaE gene encoding DNA polymerase III subunit alpha — MFLIFDTETTGLPRDYKAPLTDSDNWPRMVQIAWQLHDKTGALVEAKSYIVKPEGYQIPFQAAKVHGITTEKALRDGLELAWVLEEFNAILEKTEFVIGHNVEFDLSIVGAEFLRKNIVTPLHKLTSVDTKDESTDFCALPGGRGGKFKWPNLGELHQKLFDEGFDEAHNAMADVAATARCFLELVRLNIISVQRLKLSADFYQQFLSNNPQPIPPFDIAIESNFMTETLTSEPRKITSSESEPIPSFEGTKKFVHLHVHSQYSILDGAADIASLVSKAKECAMDALALTDHGNMFGAKEFHVACKKAGIKPIIGCEAYLVDDMLQKDKSNFHVILLAKNEKGYRNLLKLVSLANTQGMYYKPRIDKPSLQKHSEGLIVSSACLGGEVSRILLNQGPEAAEKAILWYKEVFGEDFYLEVQRHPTTDPQLKAEIVDNQKYVAAEYIKLAKKYEIGLIATNDVHFLNEEDAAAHDLLICLNTGKDVDDPNRMRYTRQEWFKTTDEMYPLWADMPQVLLRTQELAQKVEFYELDANPIMPEFPIPEEFGTMEIYRQKYSEADLKTEFERFDKLGTYEEVLRIKLESDYLAHLTRIGASNRYGDSLEGAKMERIEFELNTIKQMGFPGYFLITQDFIAEARKMGVLVGPGRGSAAGAAVSYCLGITNIDPIQHNLLFERFLNPDRISMPDVDIDFDDDGRQLVLDYVTEKYGRDRVAHICTFGTMAAKMAIKDVARVLKLPLDEANRITKEFPENGKLKRAYQKVLELEKKNGSLEKAIDQLLLTRKKTRSDENNGDALTLDVQLFVATEIQKARSTRNQIELETLEYACTLEGSVRQTGVHPCGILIGKDPLDNHIPLMPTKDETLLTTQYDGRFVESIGLLKMDFLGLKTLSIIKEALINIKQSKGIDIDIDKIPSDDALTFDLFSKGETTAIFQFESPGMKKHLRALKPNRFEDLVAMNALFRPGPMEYIPDFIDRKHGRQKVEYDHPLMKQYLEESYGITVFQEQVMLLARVLGGFSRGQSDTLRKAMGKKNLAMMEELKLKFAEGCLQNPEFMEGCKAENKNATELIDKIWKDWVAFASYAFNKSHSVCYAYIAYQTGYLKAHFPAEFMAATLSRNLTNITEVSKLMEECRRMGAQVLVPDVNESKAAFAVNREGNIRFGMAAIKGVGEGAVESIITEREKNGPFPTVFDFVTRLNLSTVNKKALENMVMAGCFDSFEGIRRHQFFLSDAEGQTFIDQLVKYGNLKKTNQNSNTLFGNDSSYLTAQRQPAIPTGEEWPPLERLNREKELIGIYLSSHPLDDFKLEIKNFTRNTLADLQDLPKLFNKQVSVAGLVIEVKHLSTKTGRPYGAFTVEDYSDSHRFMLFGKDYENLRNYLFIGYSLLIKGTVQENPWKKEVRELEFKILSISLLANVRDEMVKSLSLRMPLRELTSQTIAQLLKQTEHSRGKAILSFNIYDDEDKTEVEMFSRNTMVQVSNELIEFLEKNNIEYTLG; from the coding sequence ATGTTCCTGATTTTCGATACCGAAACCACCGGTCTGCCCCGCGACTACAAAGCTCCCCTGACCGATTCCGACAACTGGCCCCGCATGGTACAAATTGCCTGGCAATTGCACGACAAAACCGGTGCGCTCGTCGAAGCAAAAAGTTACATTGTAAAACCCGAAGGTTATCAAATACCTTTTCAGGCAGCAAAAGTGCATGGCATTACCACCGAAAAGGCTTTGCGCGACGGACTTGAACTGGCTTGGGTGCTCGAAGAATTCAATGCTATACTCGAAAAGACCGAATTTGTAATAGGCCATAACGTAGAATTTGACCTCAGCATTGTCGGTGCTGAATTTTTACGCAAAAACATAGTAACCCCGCTGCATAAACTGACTTCGGTGGATACAAAAGACGAAAGCACCGACTTTTGTGCTTTGCCCGGCGGAAGGGGTGGTAAATTCAAATGGCCCAACCTGGGCGAACTCCATCAGAAATTGTTTGACGAAGGTTTCGACGAAGCCCACAATGCCATGGCCGATGTGGCAGCCACTGCACGTTGTTTTCTGGAATTAGTAAGACTGAACATCATTTCAGTGCAGCGTTTAAAACTGTCGGCCGATTTTTACCAACAGTTCCTTTCAAACAACCCACAGCCCATTCCGCCCTTCGACATTGCGATCGAGTCGAATTTCATGACTGAAACCCTGACCTCCGAACCAAGAAAAATTACCAGTTCGGAGTCTGAGCCTATCCCCAGTTTCGAGGGCACCAAAAAATTTGTTCACCTGCATGTGCATTCGCAATATTCCATTCTCGATGGTGCTGCCGACATAGCTTCGCTGGTAAGCAAAGCCAAAGAATGCGCCATGGATGCGTTGGCCCTTACCGACCATGGAAACATGTTTGGCGCCAAAGAGTTTCATGTGGCCTGTAAAAAAGCGGGTATCAAACCCATAATCGGGTGCGAGGCCTATCTTGTTGACGATATGTTGCAGAAAGACAAATCGAATTTTCATGTCATTTTGCTGGCTAAAAATGAAAAAGGATATCGCAATCTGCTAAAACTGGTTTCTCTGGCCAATACCCAGGGAATGTATTACAAACCCCGTATCGACAAGCCTTCGTTGCAAAAGCACAGCGAAGGACTCATTGTATCTTCGGCATGCCTGGGTGGCGAAGTGTCACGGATTCTTCTCAACCAGGGACCCGAAGCAGCCGAAAAAGCAATCTTATGGTACAAAGAAGTATTTGGTGAAGATTTCTATCTCGAAGTGCAGCGCCACCCGACAACCGATCCGCAACTGAAAGCAGAAATTGTCGATAACCAGAAATATGTGGCTGCCGAATACATCAAGCTGGCAAAGAAATACGAAATAGGGCTGATTGCCACCAACGATGTGCACTTTTTAAACGAAGAAGATGCAGCAGCCCATGATCTGTTGATCTGTCTGAATACCGGAAAAGATGTAGACGATCCAAACCGCATGCGGTATACCCGTCAGGAATGGTTTAAAACCACCGATGAAATGTATCCCCTCTGGGCCGACATGCCGCAAGTGTTGCTACGGACCCAGGAGCTTGCCCAAAAAGTTGAGTTCTATGAACTCGATGCCAACCCCATTATGCCCGAATTTCCGATACCGGAAGAATTTGGCACCATGGAAATCTATCGCCAGAAATACAGCGAGGCCGACCTTAAAACCGAGTTTGAACGATTTGATAAACTGGGGACTTACGAAGAGGTGTTGCGCATCAAACTCGAATCGGACTACCTCGCCCACCTTACCCGTATTGGTGCCAGTAACCGTTATGGCGATAGCCTTGAAGGCGCAAAAATGGAACGCATCGAGTTTGAACTGAACACTATCAAGCAGATGGGTTTTCCGGGCTACTTTCTCATTACCCAGGATTTTATTGCCGAAGCACGGAAAATGGGCGTACTGGTTGGTCCCGGAAGGGGTTCGGCTGCCGGGGCTGCAGTATCTTATTGCCTGGGCATTACCAACATCGATCCTATTCAGCATAATCTGCTTTTTGAGAGGTTTCTGAACCCGGATCGTATTTCTATGCCTGACGTGGACATCGACTTCGACGACGACGGCCGTCAGCTCGTACTCGATTATGTGACTGAAAAATATGGCCGCGACCGGGTGGCACACATATGCACCTTTGGGACCATGGCTGCTAAAATGGCTATTAAAGATGTGGCAAGGGTATTGAAACTTCCGCTCGACGAAGCCAACCGGATTACCAAAGAATTTCCGGAAAATGGAAAATTAAAAAGAGCCTACCAGAAAGTGCTCGAGCTGGAAAAGAAAAACGGCAGCCTGGAAAAAGCCATCGATCAGTTGCTGCTGACCCGGAAAAAAACCAGAAGTGATGAAAACAATGGTGATGCACTCACCCTCGATGTGCAGCTGTTTGTGGCCACCGAAATACAAAAAGCACGATCTACAAGAAACCAGATAGAACTTGAAACACTGGAATATGCCTGTACACTTGAAGGTTCGGTGAGGCAAACAGGAGTGCATCCTTGCGGGATCTTAATTGGCAAAGACCCGCTCGACAACCACATTCCTCTTATGCCTACCAAGGATGAAACCTTGCTTACTACGCAATATGATGGTCGCTTTGTTGAATCGATTGGTTTGCTAAAGATGGACTTTTTAGGGCTTAAAACCTTGTCGATTATTAAGGAAGCGCTTATCAATATTAAGCAATCGAAAGGTATCGACATCGACATCGACAAAATTCCAAGCGACGATGCCCTTACGTTTGATTTGTTTTCGAAGGGCGAGACCACGGCCATCTTTCAGTTCGAATCGCCCGGAATGAAAAAACACCTTCGGGCTCTCAAACCCAACCGTTTCGAGGACCTGGTTGCCATGAATGCTCTTTTCCGGCCAGGCCCCATGGAATACATCCCCGACTTTATCGACCGAAAACACGGACGGCAAAAAGTGGAATACGACCACCCACTGATGAAACAATACCTCGAAGAAAGTTATGGTATTACAGTATTTCAGGAACAGGTAATGTTGCTGGCCAGGGTACTTGGAGGATTTTCCCGCGGACAATCTGATACCTTGCGTAAAGCCATGGGTAAGAAAAACCTGGCTATGATGGAAGAGTTGAAACTTAAATTTGCCGAAGGATGTTTGCAAAACCCTGAATTTATGGAAGGATGCAAAGCCGAAAATAAAAATGCCACGGAACTCATCGATAAAATATGGAAAGACTGGGTAGCCTTTGCCAGTTATGCCTTTAACAAGTCGCATTCGGTATGCTATGCCTATATTGCTTATCAGACCGGATATTTGAAAGCGCACTTTCCTGCAGAATTTATGGCAGCTACCCTGAGCCGAAACCTTACTAACATTACCGAGGTATCGAAACTCATGGAAGAATGCCGCCGCATGGGGGCTCAGGTGTTAGTGCCTGATGTGAACGAAAGTAAGGCAGCCTTTGCTGTAAACCGCGAAGGCAACATACGCTTTGGCATGGCCGCCATTAAAGGCGTAGGAGAAGGTGCAGTGGAGAGCATAATTACCGAACGCGAAAAAAACGGACCCTTTCCCACTGTATTCGATTTTGTTACCCGTCTGAACCTTTCCACCGTAAACAAAAAAGCTCTTGAAAACATGGTGATGGCAGGTTGTTTCGATAGTTTTGAAGGAATCCGGCGGCATCAGTTCTTCCTGTCTGACGCAGAAGGCCAGACATTTATCGATCAGCTGGTAAAATATGGCAACCTGAAAAAAACCAACCAGAATTCCAATACCTTGTTTGGCAACGACAGCAGTTACCTCACAGCCCAGCGCCAACCAGCCATTCCAACAGGCGAAGAATGGCCACCACTCGAAAGGCTCAACCGCGAAAAAGAACTTATTGGCATTTACCTTTCGTCGCATCCGCTCGATGATTTCAAACTCGAAATTAAAAACTTTACACGCAACACCCTTGCCGATCTGCAAGACCTGCCCAAATTGTTCAACAAACAAGTGTCGGTAGCCGGACTGGTTATCGAAGTGAAACACCTGAGCACCAAAACAGGCCGTCCATATGGAGCTTTTACCGTCGAAGATTATTCCGATTCGCACCGATTTATGCTTTTCGGAAAGGATTACGAAAACCTCCGTAACTATCTTTTCATAGGCTATTCACTTCTTATTAAAGGCACAGTTCAGGAAAACCCCTGGAAAAAGGAAGTGCGTGAGCTGGAGTTTAAAATTCTTTCGATTAGTTTGCTGGCCAACGTGCGCGACGAAATGGTGAAAAGCCTTTCTCTTCGTATGCCACTGAGAGAACTCACCAGCCAAACCATTGCCCAGCTGCTGAAACAAACCGAACATAGCCGTGGTAAAGCTATTCTGAGTTTTAATATTTACGATGATGAAGATAAGACCGAAGTGGAAATGTTTTCGCGTAACACCATGGTGCAGGTGAGCAACGAATTGATCGAATTTCTCGAGAAAAACAACATTGAATATACCCTCGGCTAA
- the trxA gene encoding thioredoxin, with translation MALEITDSNFEEIVLKADKPVIVDFWAEWCGPCRMVGPIIHEIAEEFEGQAIVGKVDVDSNPGVAAKFGIRNIPTVLFFKNGEVKDKQVGASPKSTFVNKLEGLL, from the coding sequence ATGGCATTAGAAATAACCGATTCGAATTTTGAAGAAATTGTATTAAAAGCTGATAAACCTGTAATAGTAGATTTTTGGGCAGAATGGTGCGGACCCTGCCGCATGGTAGGTCCGATAATCCACGAAATTGCCGAAGAATTTGAGGGCCAGGCTATTGTTGGGAAAGTTGATGTTGACTCTAACCCGGGTGTAGCAGCTAAATTTGGCATACGCAATATCCCTACCGTGCTATTTTTTAAAAATGGCGAGGTAAAAGACAAGCAGGTTGGAGCCAGTCCGAAAAGCACCTTTGTGAACAAACTGGAAGGTCTTTTATAG